The following proteins are encoded in a genomic region of Ammospiza caudacuta isolate bAmmCau1 chromosome 3, bAmmCau1.pri, whole genome shotgun sequence:
- the GFRAL gene encoding GDNF family receptor alpha-like, whose amino-acid sequence MATAALLGPVLFIYFTCISTVQTTDCLHLREQCINAGNGCESVWNVVEDACNISVLGNRCKAEDSVGCNRIIQVLADEYPEFRNCVCTKDDICSITTLLGELCSINKDYLESPSRSDPELGVRPPRSPEDPGSCAVARRLCRGQPRCWAAHRSLRRHCRAPAGTCSSPRPASCLLAWRELRTTALGRCTCPEPRRARCIKIWKGIFNNPCLQHSQESQASGAGDSDGSDDDYNADLDGEKNLVTDTNNISMETKLQWGLSALSKQAHTTNRSCLDVNRECVEDEVCNKQLSLYLKLCSVNKKCNVEGCQAAIRFFYGNMPFEVAQMMIFCDCIQHDESCHRAKELLHGKPCAVTVVPPPSCLNVIQMCEENELCRKKYTTFQSKCWRHVTKKCYNDEACLETLLKHDVPCSATTDCKAAFVSIWGTMLLTECTCQNVPPMEQPLCELFHHMLHSKSCFRDLRQISIQKKGFHWVNTEMPGEKISGAQLHSSAIKGETVYIIAYSSCIALILGIVLLTLLKMRACRTKHESRRLSPDHSSETFMAHYKSHR is encoded by the exons TTCTAGGTAATAGATGCAAGGCAGAAGACAGTGTTGGATGTAATAGAATAATCCAGGTCCTGGCTGATGAATACCCAGAATTTAGAAACTGTGTCTGCACTAAAGACGATATCTGTAGCATCACAACTTTGCTTGGGGAACTGTGCAGCATCAACAAAG ACTATTTGGAGTCTCCCTCGCGGTCAGACCCTGAGCTGGGTGTCAGGCCCCCCAGGAGCCCCGAGGATCcggggagctgtgctgtggcGAGGCGGCTGTGCCGGGGGCAGCCGCGCTGCTGGGCCGCGCACCGGAGCTTGCGGCGGCACTGCCGGGCACCCGCgggcacctgcagctccccccGGCCCGCCAGCTGCCTGCTGGCCTGGAGAGAGCTGAGGACAACGGCCCTGGGAAGGTGCACCTGCCCAGAGCCGCGTCGGGCCAGATGCATCAAAATCTGGAAGGGAATATTCAACAACCCTTGCTTACAGCACTCGCAGGAGAGCCAGGCCTCGGGAGCTGGTGACAGTGATGGCAGCGATGATGACTATAATGCTGATCTTGATGGTGAGAAAAATCTGGTCACTGACACAA ACAATATTAGTATGGAAACAAAATTACAATGGGGTTTATCTGCTCTCTCCAAACAAG CACACACAACAAACAGGAGCTGTTTGGATGTGAACAGGGAGTGTGTTGAAGATGAAGTGTGTAACAAACAGCTGTCCCTGTACCTAAAATTGTGCTCAGTAAATAAGAAGTGCAATGTGGAAGGATGTCAAGCAGCCATAAGGTTCTTCTATGGAAACATGCCTTTTGAAGTTGCCCAAATGATGATATTTTGTGACTGCATCCAGCATGATGAATCCTGCCACAGAGCCAAAGAACTTCTCCATGGCAAGCCCTGTGCAGTTACCGTAGTTCCACCCCCATCATGTCTGAATGTAATCCAGATGTGTGAAGAGAATGAATTGTGCAG gaaaaaatacaCAACTTTTCAGTCAAAGTGTTGGAGACATGTGACAAAAAAATGTTATAATGATGAAGCTTGTCTTGAAACCTTGCTCAAGCATGACGTGCCCTGTTCTGCCACCACTGATTGCAAAGCAGCCTTCGTCAGCATCTGGGGCACGATGCTGCTCACAGAGTGCACCTGCCAAAACGTGCCTCCCATGGAGCAGCCTTTGTGTGAGCTCTTCCACCACATGCTGCACAGCAAATCCTGCTTCAGGGACTTGC GTCAAATTTCTATTCAGAAGAAGGGTTTTCACTGGGTAAATACAGAAATGCCAGGGGAAAAGATTTCCGGAGCACAGCTCCATTCTTCTGCAATTAAAG gtgAAACTGTCTACATTATTGCTTACTCCTCCTGCATAGCTCTCATCCTAGGAATAGTCCTGTTGACTCTCCTAAAGATGAG AGCCTGCAGAACAAAACATGAGTCAAGACGTCTCTCGCCAGACCATTCTTCTGAAACATTTATGGCCCATTATAAAAGTCACAGATGA